The Pseudomonadota bacterium genome includes a window with the following:
- a CDS encoding glycoside hydrolase family 3 C-terminal domain-containing protein — MIEPSHNIDKLVAELTLEEKARLTAGEDMWSTVAIERLGIPKVRMTDGPNGARGSALLGAGPATAACTPCGSALGATWNPGLVERVGAMVGEEARTKACRVLLGPTVNIHRSPLGGRNFECYAEDPLLAGRVAAAFVRGVQSQGVVTTVKHFAGNDAEFERNTINSVIDDRALREIYLVPFELAVRHGGALGIMTAYNRLNGPFCAEHAGLLAGILRGEWGFEGFVLTDWYALGSTAGSAEAGLDLEMPGPGRFFGPALARAVEAGEVDQARLDAQVRRLLSVFHWAGAFDDPPDVGERSVDRPEHRALGREAAAEAMVLLKNDGVLPLDPARIRALAVIGPNADRAQIMGGGSASLRPHYRITPLEAIRARLSDRVTIRHERGCDTARTTLPLGVTQLSTPDGTPGLAVEFFAGPDLAGAVVHQRVSLDSHLLFFGEPAPDVPAEAFSFRATGRFTPVDAGPHTFTLVQAGRARVLVDGEVLLDGMSDPPPPGQELSGLGSEEITATVELVACRPYELVIEYSSHDTAVLRGVKVGCRLPSPDDLLDRAVAAAAAADAAVLLVGANDDWESEGHDREAMDLPGDQDALVSRVVAANPNTVVVVNAGSPVTMGWASEAPAILQIWFGGQEMANALVDVLVGASEPAGRLPTTFPIRLEHNPSYGNFPGENGQIRYGEGVLVGYRWYEARRLPVRFPFGHGLSYTTFTIGEPRPSSSELLSGATLAIDVPVTNSGRRRGAEVVQCYVAPLSSRVVRPPKELKGFAKVWLDPGETATVRLALDERAFAYWDPGDPDWAAIQARLAGLVPVPAERGGERRTDPGWYVDAGRYELHIGRSSHDIAHIVPITVKTDRHDPGSGR; from the coding sequence ATGATCGAACCCAGCCACAACATCGATAAGCTGGTCGCCGAGCTCACCCTCGAGGAGAAGGCACGGCTGACCGCCGGCGAGGACATGTGGTCGACGGTCGCGATCGAGCGGCTCGGCATCCCGAAGGTCCGCATGACCGACGGGCCCAACGGCGCCCGTGGGTCCGCGCTGCTCGGCGCGGGCCCCGCCACCGCCGCCTGCACGCCCTGCGGCTCTGCGCTGGGGGCGACGTGGAACCCCGGCTTGGTCGAGCGTGTCGGGGCGATGGTAGGCGAGGAGGCCCGCACCAAGGCGTGCCGGGTGCTGCTCGGTCCGACGGTAAACATCCACCGCTCACCCCTGGGTGGCCGCAACTTCGAGTGCTACGCCGAAGACCCGCTGCTCGCGGGGCGGGTCGCCGCCGCGTTCGTGCGCGGCGTGCAGTCCCAAGGCGTAGTCACCACGGTCAAGCACTTCGCCGGCAACGACGCCGAGTTCGAGCGCAACACGATCAACTCGGTGATCGACGACCGCGCCTTGCGGGAGATCTACCTGGTGCCCTTCGAGCTCGCCGTCCGCCATGGGGGGGCGCTCGGGATCATGACGGCTTACAACCGGCTCAACGGCCCGTTCTGCGCCGAGCACGCCGGGCTGCTGGCCGGGATCCTGCGCGGCGAGTGGGGGTTCGAGGGGTTCGTGCTCACCGACTGGTACGCCCTCGGCTCCACCGCGGGGTCGGCCGAGGCGGGGCTCGACCTCGAGATGCCGGGACCCGGCCGCTTCTTCGGGCCGGCGCTCGCCCGAGCGGTCGAGGCCGGCGAGGTGGACCAGGCGCGGCTGGACGCCCAAGTGCGCCGGCTCTTGAGCGTGTTCCACTGGGCCGGGGCGTTCGACGACCCGCCCGACGTCGGCGAGCGCTCCGTCGACCGCCCCGAGCACCGCGCGCTGGGGCGTGAGGCGGCGGCCGAGGCGATGGTGCTGTTGAAGAACGACGGCGTGCTGCCGTTGGACCCCGCGCGCATCCGCGCCCTGGCCGTGATCGGGCCCAACGCCGATCGGGCTCAGATCATGGGTGGCGGGTCGGCCAGCCTGCGGCCCCACTACCGCATCACTCCTCTGGAGGCGATCCGCGCACGCCTGAGCGACCGAGTTACCATCCGTCACGAGCGGGGCTGCGACACGGCGCGTACGACGCTGCCGCTTGGGGTGACACAATTGAGCACGCCGGACGGCACGCCGGGGCTAGCGGTCGAGTTCTTCGCAGGTCCCGACCTCGCCGGCGCGGTGGTGCACCAACGCGTCAGTCTCGATAGCCACCTGCTGTTCTTCGGCGAGCCGGCGCCCGACGTCCCCGCGGAGGCGTTCTCGTTCCGGGCCACTGGCCGGTTCACGCCGGTGGACGCCGGCCCGCACACCTTCACGCTCGTGCAGGCCGGCCGGGCCCGTGTCCTCGTCGATGGCGAGGTCCTCCTCGACGGCATGAGCGATCCGCCACCGCCAGGCCAGGAGCTCTCCGGCCTGGGCAGCGAGGAGATCACGGCGACCGTCGAGCTCGTTGCCTGCCGGCCCTATGAGCTGGTGATCGAGTACTCGAGTCACGACACGGCGGTGCTCCGGGGCGTCAAGGTCGGCTGTCGCCTGCCGTCGCCCGACGATCTGCTCGATCGGGCAGTCGCCGCGGCGGCGGCGGCCGACGCGGCGGTCCTCCTCGTGGGTGCCAACGACGACTGGGAGTCGGAGGGTCACGACCGCGAGGCGATGGACCTGCCCGGGGACCAGGACGCGTTGGTCAGCCGGGTCGTCGCGGCCAATCCGAACACGGTGGTGGTCGTAAATGCGGGGTCGCCGGTGACGATGGGGTGGGCAAGTGAGGCCCCGGCCATTCTCCAGATCTGGTTTGGAGGCCAGGAGATGGCGAACGCCCTCGTCGATGTCCTAGTTGGAGCGTCGGAGCCGGCCGGCCGCCTGCCCACGACGTTCCCGATCCGGCTGGAACACAACCCGTCGTACGGCAACTTCCCCGGCGAGAACGGCCAGATCCGCTACGGCGAGGGCGTGCTGGTCGGCTATCGCTGGTACGAAGCCCGTCGCCTCCCGGTCCGGTTCCCCTTCGGTCACGGCTTGTCGTATACGACATTCACGATCGGCGAACCGCGTCCGTCGTCCAGCGAGCTCCTCTCAGGCGCGACGCTCGCCATCGACGTGCCGGTCACCAACTCGGGCCGCCGGCGGGGCGCCGAGGTCGTCCAGTGCTATGTGGCTCCTCTCTCGTCGCGTGTGGTGCGACCGCCCAAGGAACTCAAGGGGTTCGCCAAAGTATGGCTCGATCCCGGGGAGACAGCGACGGTCAGGCTGGCGCTCGATGAGCGAGCCTTCGCCTACTGGGACCCTGGTGATCCCGACTGGGCCGCGATCCAAGCCCGGCTGGCTGGCTTGGTGCCCGTACCGGCCGAGCGCGGAGGCGAGCGGCGCACCGATCCGGGCTGGTACGTCGACGCCGGGCGCTACGAGCTACACATCGGCAGATCGTCTCACGACATCGCCCACATCGTGCCGATCACGGTCAAGACCGATCGGCATGACCCGGGTTCCGGCCGCTAG